One Dreissena polymorpha isolate Duluth1 chromosome 9, UMN_Dpol_1.0, whole genome shotgun sequence genomic window carries:
- the LOC127846089 gene encoding uncharacterized protein LOC127846089 has product MAVLEKDTKTLWLALEDRVKRVDERVSKLEHSTEGADIAVAHVSSRIDDLERERNSLREDLTNSKETMASIKFERVHRSPGEQTRGKARSIIIKFAFLKDKESVRREWKQLTGTNYNVWEQFPPEVVAKRRQLLPKMKEARSNGKRSWISYDTLYVDGRPVRD; this is encoded by the exons ATGGCAGTGTTGGAAAAGGACACGAAAACCCTGTGGTTGGCCCTTGAAGACCGCGTCAAAAGGGTTGATGAGCGCGTGTCAAAACTAGAACACTCAACTGAGGGGGCGGACATAGCTGTGGCACATGTCTCAAGTAGGATTGACGACCTCGAACGGGAGCGGAACAGCCTTCGGGAGGATCTTACCAATAGCAAA GAAACGATGGCCTCTATCAAGTTCGAGAGGGTTCACAGATCGCCGGGGGAACAAACTCGTGGTAAAGCTCGctctataattataaaatttgcatttttaaaagacaAAGAGTCGGTGCGTCGCGAGTGGAAACAGTTAACTGGTACCAACTATAATGTGTGGGAACAATTTCCACCGGAAGTGGTTGCTAAACGCCGGCAGCTGCTTCCAAAGATGAAAGAGGCCAGATCGAATGGGAAGCGATCGTGGATTTCATACGACACTCTTTACGTCGACGGGCGACCAGTGCGTGATTAG